One Hyphomicrobiales bacterium genomic window carries:
- a CDS encoding DUF2177 family protein, whose amino-acid sequence MQSVTAYLATAAVFLAIDLIWLSAVATEFYRRQIGHLLAGEFNLPAAGIFYLFYVAGIVFFAVAPALAAGDWTTAAINGALFGFFCYATYDFTNLATLRDWPVAMVVVDVAWGTTLTGLSATLGYLLTRLVY is encoded by the coding sequence ATGCAGAGTGTGACGGCATATCTCGCCACGGCGGCGGTGTTCCTCGCCATCGACCTCATCTGGCTCTCCGCCGTCGCGACGGAGTTCTACCGGCGCCAGATCGGTCATCTCCTGGCGGGTGAGTTCAATCTGCCGGCGGCGGGCATCTTCTATCTCTTCTATGTCGCCGGCATCGTGTTTTTCGCCGTGGCTCCGGCGCTCGCGGCGGGCGACTGGACGACGGCGGCGATCAATGGCGCGCTCTTCGGGTTCTTTTGCTATGCGACCTACGATTTCACCAACCTGGCGACGCTGCGGGACTGGCCGGTTGCCATGGTGGTGGTGGACGTGGCGTGGGGCACGACGCTCACCGGCCTCTCGGCGACCCTCGGCTACCTGTTGACGAGGCTCGTCTACTGA
- a CDS encoding c-type cytochrome, translating to MLLALLAAPSMALSDEYEDAVERGRLLVEERCARCHAVGRDGASPFPEAPPFHEIVARYPVEGLAEAFAEGITVGHPAMPEFVLPPEEITDLLTYLDDLTR from the coding sequence ATGCTGTTGGCGTTGCTCGCAGCCCCCTCGATGGCATTGTCCGATGAGTACGAAGACGCCGTGGAGCGTGGCCGGCTGCTGGTCGAGGAGCGCTGTGCACGCTGTCATGCCGTCGGGCGCGACGGCGCGAGCCCGTTCCCCGAGGCGCCGCCCTTCCACGAGATCGTCGCGCGCTATCCCGTCGAGGGGCTGGCCGAGGCGTTCGCGGAAGGCATCACGGTCGGGCACCCGGCGATGCCGGAGTTCGTCCTGCCACCCGAGGAGATCACCGATCTCCTGACCTACCTCGACGATCTCACACGATAG